A genomic region of Vitreimonas flagellata contains the following coding sequences:
- a CDS encoding PAS domain-containing protein has product MLGEETFHPDTRALLAYGRALAGTAEAPKKGGADQVLERLFVLERTSDGRLPIRTFGTELIDVFGRDMREHDFRRFFLPADLALVNALIDACTDAGEPGILRVIAETACGKMLGAEILITPLKVDHQLGHRFLGMFQMLGGENFLGGRPIQRLRLGSLHPPAAKAPKGMRLVVVND; this is encoded by the coding sequence ATGCTCGGCGAAGAGACTTTTCATCCAGACACACGCGCGCTGCTGGCCTATGGCCGCGCGCTCGCCGGCACGGCTGAAGCGCCCAAGAAGGGCGGCGCCGATCAGGTGCTCGAACGCTTGTTCGTGCTTGAACGCACCAGCGATGGCCGCCTGCCCATCCGCACCTTCGGCACGGAGCTCATCGACGTGTTCGGCCGCGACATGCGCGAGCACGATTTTCGGCGCTTCTTCCTCCCAGCGGACCTCGCCTTGGTGAACGCACTGATTGACGCCTGCACCGATGCGGGCGAACCGGGCATTTTGCGCGTCATCGCGGAGACCGCGTGTGGGAAAATGCTCGGCGCGGAAATCCTGATCACGCCGCTCAAAGTCGATCATCAACTCGGCCATCGCTTCCTCGGCATGTTTCAGATGCTGGGCGGCGAAAACTTTCTCGGCGGTCGCCCAATCCAACGCCTGCGCCTAGGCTCGCTGCACCCGCCCGCCGCCAAAGCGCCTAAAGGCATGCGCCTCGTTGTCGTGAACGACTAA
- a CDS encoding Pr6Pr family membrane protein, translated as MTPARVVATLGALIGVAGLGLQYFLIVRNMGAEGATPLEATSRYFAYFTILTNTFVTLVMARAALKPESRVGLNSPRGELMATVSILFVFAVYNLLLASRWDPQGAQKVADVIVHQIVPLTTALFWILRPHGGLTWRGALFCALWPTAYTVYALVRGQFDGFYAYYFMDPSAMSWGALALNVAGLCAAFVAFAFLLVGVDHALAKRAGAAAAAQA; from the coding sequence GTGGTCGCAACACTGGGCGCTTTGATCGGTGTTGCGGGGCTTGGGCTGCAATATTTCCTGATCGTGCGGAATATGGGCGCGGAGGGTGCGACGCCGCTTGAGGCGACGTCGCGCTATTTTGCATATTTCACGATCCTTACGAACACGTTCGTCACACTCGTGATGGCGCGCGCGGCGCTGAAGCCCGAGAGCCGTGTCGGCTTGAACTCACCGCGCGGTGAGTTGATGGCGACGGTGTCGATCCTGTTTGTGTTTGCGGTTTACAATCTGCTGCTGGCGTCTCGCTGGGACCCCCAGGGCGCGCAGAAGGTGGCGGATGTGATCGTGCACCAGATCGTGCCGCTGACGACGGCGTTGTTCTGGATCTTGCGTCCGCACGGCGGGCTAACGTGGCGCGGGGCGTTGTTCTGCGCTCTGTGGCCCACCGCTTACACTGTGTATGCGCTGGTGCGCGGGCAGTTCGACGGCTTCTACGCCTATTATTTCATGGACCCGAGTGCGATGTCGTGGGGCGCGTTGGCGCTCAATGTTGCGGGCCTATGCGCGGCGTTCGTGGCTTTTGCGTTCTTGCTGGTGGGCGTGGATCATGCGCTGGCGAAGCGCGCCGGCGCGGCTGCTGCCGCACAAGCTTAG